In Bifidobacterium scardovii JCM 12489 = DSM 13734, the genomic stretch GCGCCCGGCGTGCGCAGGTCCTCCGGCCCGTTCTCCCAATCGACCAGACGGGCGATGGGCGGCGCCTCGTTGAACGCGTCGAGCTGCCAGATCGGGGTGTCGACCGACGCGCCGTTGATCGCGTGCGCGACCGACAGCCGGCTCCAGAATCCGTTGCGCACGCCGCCGAGATTGTCGAGCCCGTCGATGTCCATGCCGATCAGGGTCTCGATGGTGGCCGCGATCCACGATCCGTGGCCGACGACCATCAGCGTGGTCGGTTCGTCGGCGTACTTCGGGTCGGTGACAATGGAGCGCATGGCGTCCGCGCCGCGTTTGCCGGCGGCTTCGCGGCTCTCGACCCCGTAGGCGAGCTCGCCGCCCTCGTGCCGGCGCCACGAATCGTAGGCCTGCGGGTCCATCTCGCGGATCTCCTCGCGGGTCATGCCCTCCCATTGGCCGAAGCTGCGTTCGCGCAGCCGCGCGTCGAGTTCGACCGACAGGCCGAGCGGGTCGGCGAAGGCGTGCGCGGTCTGCTGGGCGCGGAA encodes the following:
- a CDS encoding histidine phosphatase family protein, with amino-acid sequence MIDEVVMLRHGRTSFNLNRRLQGQIDVPLDIIGQWQVDQSGFELAQRYYWAKIGNVARNPQLLAQPGPGAARRSDIGEYRAAPASRRRMAVISSDLFRAQQTAHAFADPLGLSVELDARLRERSFGQWEGMTREEIREMDPQAYDSWRRHEGGELAYGVESREAAGKRGADAMRSIVTDPKYADEPTTLMVVGHGSWIAATIETLIGMDIDGLDNLGGVRNGFWSRLSVAHAINGASVDTPIWQLDAFNEAPPIARLVDWENGPEDLRTPGAPLWKPFGL